The following are from one region of the Abiotrophia defectiva ATCC 49176 genome:
- a CDS encoding DUF956 family protein: MVESLNSRADFVTTANWMSGGVMGRHGRILVGNKAFEFYNDRNPADFVQIPWGEIRQVRAIMLMKRGLIRGFFIDTKSAGTYHFVVSKAGQTLKAMRDYLAEEQLVRNKPIFSLAKLWKEWRHKKAKKQ; the protein is encoded by the coding sequence ATGGTTGAATCTTTGAATAGCCGGGCAGACTTTGTGACAACTGCCAACTGGATGTCTGGTGGTGTTATGGGCCGCCATGGCCGTATTCTAGTCGGTAATAAGGCATTCGAATTCTATAACGACCGCAATCCTGCTGATTTCGTTCAGATTCCTTGGGGCGAAATCCGTCAGGTTCGTGCCATCATGCTGATGAAACGGGGCTTAATTCGTGGCTTCTTCATTGATACTAAGTCTGCTGGCACCTATCACTTTGTCGTCTCTAAGGCCGGCCAGACCCTTAAGGCCATGCGAGACTATCTGGCGGAAGAACAACTGGTCAGAAATAAGCCAATCTTCTCCCTGGCCAAGCTTTGGAAAGAATGGCGCCATAAAAAAGCAAAGAAACAATAG
- a CDS encoding DnaD domain-containing protein has translation MYNWYQEGFVVLPQVLLSHYQDLGLSPETFLLVTTILGQKDGDLSPMAVVELCSQHYGWQSHQAMSQLSLLADQGYLVFEMDASGQDRLSLAPLFERLDSFNPAASQKQTTSSNETDLTSNQKQTMTASQLIPLVEGEFGRSLSALEYETLNGWLKQDGYAPDLIRLAVKEAVLRQALSLKYIDRILINWERHGLTTATQVQAYLESRDKDQPNNQEAVYDQIDIPLL, from the coding sequence ATGTATAATTGGTACCAAGAAGGCTTTGTAGTCTTGCCGCAGGTCTTACTAAGCCATTATCAAGACTTAGGCTTGAGTCCAGAAACCTTTCTCCTAGTGACCACGATATTAGGTCAGAAGGATGGGGATTTGAGTCCTATGGCTGTTGTAGAACTGTGCTCGCAACATTACGGTTGGCAGTCTCATCAAGCCATGTCTCAACTATCTCTCTTAGCAGATCAGGGTTATCTCGTCTTTGAAATGGATGCTTCGGGCCAAGACCGTTTGAGTCTAGCGCCACTTTTTGAACGACTAGACTCCTTTAATCCAGCAGCTAGTCAAAAACAGACGACTTCTAGTAATGAGACAGACCTAACAAGTAATCAGAAACAGACCATGACGGCTAGTCAACTGATTCCTCTGGTGGAAGGGGAGTTTGGCCGTTCCCTGTCAGCACTCGAATATGAGACCTTGAATGGCTGGCTCAAGCAAGATGGCTATGCGCCTGATTTAATTCGTCTAGCAGTTAAGGAAGCCGTTTTGCGTCAAGCCCTCAGCCTTAAGTATATTGATCGCATTCTGATTAATTGGGAGCGCCATGGCTTGACCACTGCTACTCAGGTTCAAGCCTATCTAGAAAGCCGCGATAAGGACCAGCCCAACAATCAAGAGGCGGTTTATGATCAGATTGATATTCCACTACTCTAA
- the typA gene encoding translational GTPase TypA, with product MNTRKDIRNIAIIAHVDHGKTTLVDELLKQSNTLDERAKLDERAMDSNDIEKERGITILAKNTAVDYKGTRINILDTPGHADFGGEVERIMKMVDGVILVVDAYEGTMPQTRFVLKKALEQHLVPIVVVNKIDKPSARPEEVVDEVLELFIELGADDDQLEFPVVYASALNGTSSLSDNPADQEPSMDAIFDAVIEHVPAPVDNSDQPLQFQVSLLDYNEYVGRIGIGRIFRGKMKVGDNVSLMKVDGTSKNFRITKMFGFFGLDRVEINEAKAGDLIALSGMEDIFVGETVADAANPEALPILHIDEPTLQMTFLTNNSPFAGKEGKYVTSRNLQDRLMQELQTDVSLRVDPTDSPDAFIVSGRGELHLAILIENMRRQGYEFQVSRPKVILKEIDGKTCEPFERVQIDTPEEYMGAIIEALGQRKAEMADMVTTGNGQIRMVFSVPARGLIGFSTEFLSMTRGYGIMNHSFDDYQPVIDSNIGNRRNGALVALEAGQATTYGIMNLEDRGTIFVNPGTEVYGGMIIGEHNRENDLTVNITKAKQLTNIRSATKDQTAVIKRPRILTLEESLEFMDDDEYCEVTPESVRLRKQILDKGARERETKKAKKA from the coding sequence ATGAATACGCGTAAGGATATCCGAAATATTGCTATTATTGCCCACGTCGACCACGGTAAAACCACACTGGTTGACGAGTTGCTCAAACAGTCCAACACCCTCGATGAGCGTGCTAAATTAGATGAGCGTGCCATGGACTCTAACGACATTGAAAAAGAACGTGGGATTACCATCTTGGCCAAAAACACTGCCGTAGATTATAAGGGGACCCGTATCAACATCTTGGACACCCCAGGTCACGCGGACTTCGGTGGCGAAGTAGAACGTATCATGAAAATGGTTGATGGAGTTATTCTGGTGGTGGATGCCTATGAAGGAACCATGCCACAAACTCGCTTTGTCTTGAAGAAAGCCTTAGAACAACACTTAGTACCGATTGTCGTAGTCAACAAGATTGATAAGCCTTCTGCTCGTCCAGAAGAAGTAGTAGATGAAGTCTTAGAGCTCTTCATCGAATTAGGGGCAGACGATGATCAATTGGAATTCCCAGTGGTCTATGCTTCAGCCCTTAACGGGACGTCTAGTCTATCTGACAATCCAGCAGACCAAGAGCCTTCTATGGATGCCATCTTTGATGCTGTTATTGAACATGTGCCAGCGCCAGTTGATAACTCTGACCAACCATTACAATTCCAAGTTTCCCTCTTAGACTATAACGAATATGTGGGTCGTATCGGGATTGGACGTATCTTCCGTGGGAAGATGAAAGTCGGCGACAACGTGAGCCTTATGAAGGTTGACGGCACTAGCAAGAACTTCCGTATTACTAAGATGTTTGGTTTCTTCGGCTTGGACCGCGTGGAAATTAACGAAGCTAAGGCAGGGGACTTAATTGCCTTATCAGGTATGGAAGATATCTTCGTTGGAGAAACCGTAGCAGATGCTGCAAATCCTGAAGCTCTACCTATTCTTCACATTGATGAGCCTACCTTACAAATGACCTTCTTAACCAACAACTCGCCATTTGCTGGTAAAGAAGGCAAGTACGTGACTTCCCGTAACCTCCAAGATCGTCTTATGCAAGAATTGCAAACGGACGTATCCTTGCGCGTGGATCCAACCGACTCACCAGATGCCTTTATCGTTTCTGGTCGTGGGGAATTACACTTGGCTATCTTAATTGAGAACATGCGTCGTCAAGGTTATGAATTCCAGGTATCACGTCCTAAGGTTATTCTTAAGGAAATCGATGGCAAGACCTGTGAACCTTTCGAACGTGTACAAATTGACACACCAGAAGAATACATGGGGGCGATTATTGAAGCCTTAGGTCAACGTAAGGCTGAAATGGCGGACATGGTGACCACAGGTAATGGCCAAATCCGTATGGTCTTCTCTGTGCCAGCTCGTGGCTTGATTGGTTTCTCAACTGAGTTCTTATCCATGACCCGTGGTTATGGGATTATGAACCATAGCTTCGATGACTATCAACCAGTTATTGATTCCAATATTGGGAACCGTCGTAACGGTGCCTTGGTTGCCCTTGAGGCAGGACAAGCCACCACTTATGGGATTATGAACTTAGAAGATCGTGGGACTATCTTTGTTAACCCAGGGACTGAAGTCTACGGTGGGATGATTATTGGGGAACATAACCGTGAGAACGACTTAACTGTTAATATCACCAAGGCTAAACAATTAACTAACATTCGTTCAGCAACCAAAGACCAAACCGCAGTGATTAAACGTCCACGTATTCTTACTCTAGAAGAATCTTTAGAGTTCATGGATGATGATGAATACTGTGAAGTAACACCTGAGAGCGTTCGTTTACGTAAGCAAATCCTTGACAAGGGTGCGCGTGAACGCGAAACCAAGAAAGCTAAGAAAGCCTAG
- a CDS encoding inositol monophosphatase family protein — protein sequence MEDFKTVHAHVLVWLEEAAENLRQSLKRSLQVDQKTGASDLVTEMDKATEAYFVDKITSHFPDHRIIGEEGMSQGTEDLAGIVWVIDPIDGTLNFVKQKNNFGILIGIFQDGKPLAGYIYDVMKHDLYAGIVGQGATLNGQPLVPLKIDRLQDSLAVGNVAMFTQNRCNSQRLLENVLGVRAHGSAALEVIEVIRGEAAVYLSFKLSPWDFAAGWAICEAMGFKATKPDGSQLSILSASPIIFAHDTVHEEVIRVLAEKKDQLGEINEYA from the coding sequence ATGGAAGATTTTAAGACAGTTCATGCCCATGTCTTGGTCTGGCTAGAAGAAGCCGCTGAGAATTTACGGCAATCACTCAAACGATCCCTTCAAGTGGATCAGAAAACAGGCGCCAGCGACTTAGTTACGGAGATGGATAAGGCGACAGAGGCATACTTTGTCGATAAGATTACCAGCCACTTCCCAGACCATCGCATCATTGGTGAGGAAGGTATGAGTCAAGGAACGGAAGATTTGGCCGGTATTGTATGGGTCATTGATCCAATCGATGGGACCCTTAACTTCGTTAAGCAGAAAAATAACTTTGGCATTTTGATTGGGATTTTCCAAGATGGTAAGCCATTAGCTGGCTACATTTACGATGTCATGAAACATGACCTTTATGCGGGGATTGTGGGCCAAGGCGCTACCCTCAACGGCCAGCCACTGGTGCCACTTAAGATTGACCGCCTGCAAGATTCTCTAGCAGTAGGGAACGTGGCCATGTTTACCCAAAACCGTTGCAATAGCCAACGCCTCTTAGAAAATGTCTTAGGCGTTCGGGCGCACGGTTCTGCTGCGCTTGAAGTGATTGAAGTCATTCGTGGTGAAGCAGCAGTTTACCTAAGTTTCAAATTAAGTCCTTGGGACTTTGCAGCTGGATGGGCCATCTGTGAGGCTATGGGCTTCAAGGCAACTAAGCCTGACGGCTCTCAACTATCCATTTTATCAGCCAGTCCTATTATTTTCGCGCATGACACTGTCCATGAAGAAGTCATCCGCGTTTTAGCAGAAAAAAAAGATCAGTTAGGAGAAATTAATGAATACGCGTAA
- a CDS encoding UPF0223 family protein produces MTQFEYPLNPDWTTEEIITVVDFLSGVEAVYQSGVKLNSLWPRYQAFKQIVTSIGEEKRLDRAFQSASGYSIYQVVRQMKSLKDSSANNPVVRINIGGSNGRF; encoded by the coding sequence ATGACACAGTTTGAATACCCCCTGAACCCGGATTGGACGACAGAGGAAATTATCACGGTCGTCGACTTTCTATCAGGGGTAGAGGCGGTCTACCAAAGTGGGGTCAAACTCAATTCTCTGTGGCCACGTTACCAAGCATTCAAGCAAATAGTGACCAGTATTGGCGAAGAAAAGCGACTAGATCGAGCTTTCCAGTCAGCTAGTGGTTATTCTATCTACCAGGTCGTTCGGCAAATGAAGTCTCTCAAGGATTCCTCAGCGAACAACCCCGTAGTGCGTATCAACATAGGAGGTTCAAATGGAAGATTTTAA
- the pyrE gene encoding orotate phosphoribosyltransferase has translation MSSAKEIAQELLAIKAVALQPHQYFTWTSGIQSPIYCDNRLTMSYPSVRRKIAQALSLVIKEHYPQVQVVAGTATAGIPHAAWVSDLLDLPMVYVRDSAKKHGRTNQIEGHLTPGVKVVIVEDLISTGLSSLKVAQALKDAGCQVLGVVAIFSYELTKAQQAFAEAGVSYHTLTNYEALIEAALEAQYIEQEDVASLLEWRHTLGN, from the coding sequence ATGTCCAGTGCAAAAGAAATTGCCCAGGAATTATTAGCCATTAAAGCTGTCGCCTTACAACCCCACCAGTACTTTACATGGACATCAGGTATTCAATCGCCAATCTACTGTGACAATCGCCTGACCATGTCCTATCCGTCAGTCCGTCGTAAGATTGCCCAGGCTTTAAGTCTGGTGATTAAGGAACATTATCCTCAGGTCCAAGTAGTAGCGGGGACAGCAACCGCTGGTATTCCCCACGCTGCTTGGGTCAGCGATTTGCTGGATTTGCCCATGGTTTATGTTCGGGACTCCGCTAAGAAGCACGGTAGGACCAACCAGATTGAAGGGCACTTGACGCCGGGAGTCAAGGTGGTCATCGTGGAAGACTTGATCTCGACTGGCTTATCCTCGCTTAAGGTGGCTCAAGCCCTAAAAGATGCAGGCTGTCAAGTTCTAGGTGTTGTTGCCATCTTCTCTTATGAGTTGACCAAGGCTCAGCAGGCCTTTGCTGAAGCTGGAGTAAGCTACCATACCCTAACCAATTATGAAGCCTTAATCGAGGCGGCCCTGGAAGCTCAATATATCGAACAAGAAGACGTGGCTTCGCTCCTTGAATGGCGCCACACATTAGGAAATTAA
- the pyrF gene encoding orotidine-5'-phosphate decarboxylase, which translates to MNQRYSGDVIVALDFKNLEESLAFLAPFSGHDQFYVKVGMELYLQNGPQVLSALKERGHRIFLDLKLHDIPNTVYGASKGLAQFKVDMLNFHAAGGKEMLEAAKQGLIDGGSPETLAIAVTQLTSTSQEQMQAEQLIPVDLVTSVRHYAQLTKEAGLDGVVASVHEAPHIREVCGQDFAIVTPGIRLIGGPSQDQKRIATPEVARQLGSSHIVVGRPITLASDPVAVYDGICQSFLK; encoded by the coding sequence ATGAATCAAAGATATTCTGGCGATGTCATCGTCGCATTAGACTTCAAAAATTTAGAAGAAAGCTTGGCATTTTTAGCGCCCTTTAGTGGCCACGACCAGTTCTATGTTAAGGTTGGGATGGAACTCTATCTACAAAATGGGCCACAAGTCTTATCTGCTCTCAAGGAAAGAGGGCATCGCATCTTCTTAGACCTTAAGCTACATGACATTCCCAATACAGTTTATGGAGCAAGCAAGGGTTTGGCCCAGTTCAAAGTGGACATGCTTAATTTTCATGCCGCGGGGGGCAAGGAAATGCTGGAGGCTGCCAAGCAAGGCTTAATTGATGGAGGCAGCCCTGAAACTTTAGCCATCGCTGTAACCCAGTTAACCTCTACCTCTCAAGAACAAATGCAGGCCGAACAATTGATTCCAGTTGACCTAGTAACCAGTGTCCGTCATTACGCGCAGTTGACCAAGGAAGCGGGTTTGGATGGAGTCGTAGCCTCAGTACATGAAGCACCCCATATTCGGGAGGTTTGTGGTCAGGACTTTGCCATTGTCACGCCAGGTATACGCTTGATTGGTGGGCCAAGTCAGGATCAAAAGCGCATCGCCACACCGGAAGTCGCACGTCAACTAGGCTCAAGCCATATTGTGGTCGGACGACCAATTACGCTGGCTAGTGACCCGGTCGCCGTATATGATGGCATTTGTCAGAGCTTTTTGAAGTAA
- the carB gene encoding carbamoyl-phosphate synthase large subunit, with protein MPKRQDIQTILVIGSGPITIGQAAEFDYAGTQACLSLKEEGYQVILVNSNPATIMTDRQIADKVYMEPLTLEFVSKIIRKERPDALLPTLGGQVGLNLAVELHRQGVLDQYGVELLGTKLASIEQAEDRQLFRQLMQELGEPVPESEIVTNLDQARDFVAQIGYPVIVRPAFTMGGTGGGICYNDQDLDEIVSSGLHYSPVTQCLLEKSIAGYKEIEYEVMRDANDTAIVVCNMENIDPVGIHTGDSVVVAPSQTLTDREYHMLRDVSLKIIRALKIEGGCNVQLALDPDSFNYYIIEVNPRVSRSSALASKATGYPIAKIAAKIAVGLTLDEILNPVTQNSYACFEPSLDYVVSKIPRFPFDKFERADRKLGTQMKATGEVMAMGRTYEESLLKAIRSLEYGVHHLGLPNGDSFSLEEIMEKVQAGSDERLFFIGEALRRGVSLDQIHDMTKIDRFFLDKMQHIIDLEHELKAHPHDLNLLAYAKRYGFSDKIIAHRWQTTEAAVYQLRQEAGITPVFKMVDTCAAEFESSTPYFYSSYEAENESIVTDKPKIVVLGSGPIRIGQGVEFDYATVHAVLAIKAAGYEAIIINNNPETVSTDFTISDKLYFEPLTEEDVMAILNHEQPLGVVVQFGGQTAINLADKLQRHGVKILGTSLEEIDKAENRDKFEQLLHELDIPQPLGKTASDTETAVANAASIGYPVLVRPSYVLGGRAMEIVYEEADLRRYMETAVRVSPEHPVLTDRYLIGQEIEVDAICDGQTVVIPGIMEHIERAGVHSGDSIAVYPPQTLSQAQKEQLVDYTIRLAKGLNIVGLLNIQYVLSKGELYVLEVNPRSSRTVPFLSKITGVPMAQLAMQAILGQSLGDLGYQSGLLPEPSSVYTKVPVFSFQKLKDVDTALGPEMKSTGEVMGSDLTLEKSLYKGLVAAGVQVKDQGTILFTVANEDKAEALELARRFSDLGFNLLATPGTADYLSQAGLKVASVGKIGSQDHNVLDAIYQGQVDLVINTTSKDKDVTKDGFKIRRVASEQEIVCFTSLDTSMALLKVLESTSFHITPLA; from the coding sequence ATGCCAAAACGTCAAGATATTCAAACAATTCTGGTTATTGGGTCGGGTCCCATTACAATTGGGCAGGCTGCAGAATTCGATTATGCCGGGACTCAGGCTTGCCTTTCTTTGAAGGAAGAGGGCTACCAAGTTATCCTGGTTAACTCTAATCCGGCCACCATTATGACTGACCGTCAGATTGCTGATAAGGTTTATATGGAGCCACTAACATTAGAATTTGTCAGCAAAATCATCCGTAAGGAACGACCAGATGCCTTGTTGCCAACCCTCGGTGGCCAAGTTGGGCTTAACCTAGCCGTTGAATTGCATCGCCAAGGAGTCTTAGACCAATACGGTGTCGAATTACTAGGCACCAAACTAGCCTCCATCGAGCAAGCGGAAGACCGCCAGCTCTTCCGTCAACTCATGCAGGAATTGGGAGAGCCGGTGCCTGAATCAGAAATTGTCACCAACTTAGATCAAGCTCGAGATTTTGTGGCACAAATTGGCTATCCAGTTATTGTTCGTCCGGCCTTTACCATGGGGGGGACTGGTGGCGGTATTTGTTATAATGATCAGGATTTAGATGAAATAGTTTCTTCAGGTCTTCATTATTCGCCCGTAACCCAATGTTTGCTAGAAAAATCCATCGCAGGTTATAAGGAAATCGAGTATGAAGTCATGCGAGACGCTAATGACACTGCCATCGTCGTCTGCAACATGGAAAACATTGATCCTGTAGGCATTCATACCGGGGATTCAGTTGTGGTGGCCCCATCCCAAACCCTGACCGACCGTGAGTACCACATGCTACGCGACGTGTCACTTAAAATTATTCGCGCCCTTAAGATAGAAGGGGGCTGTAATGTCCAATTAGCCTTGGACCCAGATTCTTTTAACTACTATATCATTGAAGTGAACCCGCGCGTATCTCGGTCCTCGGCCTTAGCATCTAAGGCAACGGGCTATCCAATTGCTAAGATTGCTGCTAAGATTGCCGTCGGATTAACCTTGGATGAAATTCTCAATCCAGTCACCCAGAATTCTTATGCCTGCTTCGAACCCAGTCTAGACTATGTGGTCAGCAAGATTCCACGTTTCCCTTTTGATAAATTCGAACGTGCCGATCGTAAGTTAGGCACTCAAATGAAGGCAACGGGTGAGGTTATGGCCATGGGGCGGACCTATGAGGAATCTTTACTGAAGGCCATCCGCTCACTTGAATACGGCGTCCACCATTTGGGCCTGCCTAATGGTGATAGCTTCAGTTTGGAAGAAATCATGGAAAAGGTCCAAGCGGGTAGTGATGAACGCCTCTTCTTTATTGGCGAAGCCCTGAGACGGGGCGTCAGCCTTGATCAGATTCATGACATGACCAAAATAGACCGCTTCTTCCTTGATAAGATGCAACATATTATTGATTTGGAACATGAGCTAAAGGCCCATCCGCATGACCTCAATCTCTTAGCTTATGCCAAACGATATGGTTTCTCTGACAAAATCATTGCCCACCGTTGGCAGACTACTGAGGCAGCAGTTTATCAGTTACGTCAAGAAGCGGGCATCACACCTGTCTTCAAGATGGTGGATACCTGTGCGGCAGAATTCGAGTCTTCAACTCCTTATTTCTATTCCAGCTATGAAGCAGAGAATGAATCTATCGTGACGGACAAACCTAAAATCGTGGTGCTAGGCTCTGGCCCAATCCGTATCGGTCAAGGGGTAGAATTTGACTACGCGACTGTCCATGCTGTTCTAGCCATTAAGGCAGCGGGTTACGAAGCCATTATTATCAACAACAACCCAGAAACCGTCTCAACCGACTTTACCATTTCTGACAAACTCTACTTTGAACCGCTAACTGAAGAAGATGTCATGGCGATCTTGAATCACGAGCAGCCTTTGGGGGTGGTCGTGCAATTTGGTGGTCAGACTGCCATTAATCTAGCCGATAAACTACAAAGACATGGGGTAAAAATCCTTGGAACTAGTCTGGAAGAAATTGACAAGGCTGAAAACCGGGATAAGTTCGAGCAGCTCTTGCATGAATTAGATATCCCACAACCTTTAGGTAAGACAGCTTCAGATACAGAAACTGCCGTTGCTAATGCGGCGTCCATTGGCTATCCAGTTTTGGTGAGACCTTCCTATGTCTTGGGCGGTCGCGCCATGGAAATCGTCTATGAAGAAGCTGATTTACGACGCTATATGGAAACTGCCGTGCGGGTGTCACCAGAACATCCTGTCCTAACAGACCGTTATCTCATCGGTCAAGAAATCGAAGTCGATGCCATTTGTGATGGTCAAACCGTGGTCATTCCAGGCATTATGGAACATATTGAGCGGGCAGGGGTCCACTCAGGGGACTCCATCGCCGTTTACCCACCTCAGACCTTAAGTCAGGCTCAGAAGGAGCAGCTGGTCGACTATACCATTCGCCTAGCTAAGGGTCTTAACATTGTAGGCCTACTTAATATCCAGTATGTGCTTAGCAAGGGTGAACTTTATGTCTTGGAAGTGAACCCACGTAGTTCACGGACCGTCCCATTCCTCAGTAAGATTACAGGCGTCCCTATGGCACAATTAGCCATGCAAGCTATTTTAGGCCAATCCCTAGGTGACCTAGGCTACCAGTCTGGCTTGTTACCTGAACCGTCTTCTGTTTACACCAAGGTACCAGTCTTTAGCTTCCAAAAACTCAAGGATGTCGATACTGCCTTAGGGCCAGAAATGAAGTCAACCGGGGAAGTCATGGGTAGCGACTTAACCCTGGAAAAATCCCTCTACAAAGGCCTAGTGGCTGCCGGTGTCCAGGTCAAAGATCAAGGAACTATCCTCTTCACAGTGGCTAATGAAGACAAGGCGGAAGCCTTAGAATTAGCACGTCGCTTTAGTGACTTGGGCTTCAATCTCTTGGCTACCCCAGGTACCGCTGATTACTTAAGCCAGGCAGGACTTAAAGTAGCTTCTGTAGGCAAAATTGGTAGCCAAGATCACAATGTCTTAGATGCCATCTATCAAGGTCAAGTGGACCTAGTCATTAACACTACTTCTAAGGATAAAGATGTCACCAAGGATGGCTTCAAGATTCGCCGGGTAGCCAGTGAGCAAGAAATTGTCTGCTTCACCTCTTTAGATACGAGTATGGCCCTCTTGAAGGTGCTAGAATCCACCTCTTTCCATATCACGCCTTTAGCTTAG
- the carA gene encoding glutamine-hydrolyzing carbamoyl-phosphate synthase small subunit, with protein sequence MYRYDKQLILEDGTIYKGYGFGADRAMLGEVVFNTAMTGYQETLSDPSYNGQIVTFTYPLIGNYGINRDDFETINPSIKGLVVREVCQKPSNFRSQMSLDQALKELDIPGIWGIDTRSLTRKIRQYGTIKGIITDLSEDSAQVLEKLRETELARDQIAQVSTSKAFLSSGTGYRVVLVDLGMKSGILRELNERNCDIVVVPHNISAQEVLRLQPDGVMLSNGPGDPEDVPETIAMIGQIMDKLPIFGICMGHQLISLAAGAKTYKLKFGHRGANHPVKNLLTGKVDLTSQNHGYSVDIDSLADTDLELTHLSVNDSTCEGVRHKFYPVFSVQYHPEASPGPHDPNYLFDQFIENMKAFQAQSRHHK encoded by the coding sequence ATGTATAGATATGATAAACAGCTGATTCTAGAAGATGGAACCATCTACAAGGGCTATGGCTTTGGTGCTGACCGGGCTATGTTAGGGGAAGTCGTCTTCAATACCGCCATGACAGGCTACCAAGAAACATTATCAGACCCTTCCTATAACGGTCAAATTGTCACCTTTACCTATCCCTTAATTGGTAATTATGGCATTAACCGAGATGACTTTGAGACCATTAATCCCTCTATCAAGGGCCTAGTAGTCCGCGAAGTCTGCCAAAAGCCTTCTAACTTCCGTAGCCAAATGTCCTTAGATCAAGCACTCAAAGAATTAGATATCCCAGGAATTTGGGGCATTGATACCCGTAGTCTGACGCGAAAGATTCGCCAATATGGGACGATTAAGGGGATTATTACTGACTTATCCGAAGATTCAGCACAAGTGCTAGAAAAACTAAGAGAGACTGAATTGGCTAGGGACCAAATTGCCCAAGTGTCGACTTCTAAGGCTTTCCTGTCGTCAGGAACGGGCTATCGAGTGGTTCTGGTTGATTTAGGCATGAAGTCAGGTATTCTGCGTGAGCTTAATGAGCGTAACTGTGACATTGTAGTGGTGCCTCATAATATTAGCGCTCAGGAAGTTTTACGGCTTCAACCTGATGGCGTCATGCTCTCTAATGGACCTGGCGACCCTGAGGATGTGCCAGAGACCATTGCCATGATTGGCCAAATCATGGACAAACTACCAATTTTTGGTATTTGCATGGGTCATCAACTGATTAGTTTGGCAGCAGGAGCTAAGACCTACAAACTCAAATTTGGCCATCGTGGTGCCAACCATCCAGTCAAAAATCTATTGACAGGCAAGGTAGACTTGACTTCGCAAAACCATGGTTACAGTGTAGATATTGACTCATTGGCAGATACAGACCTGGAATTAACTCATTTGTCAGTCAATGACTCCACCTGCGAAGGCGTTCGACATAAATTCTACCCAGTTTTCTCAGTACAATATCATCCCGAAGCATCGCCAGGACCTCATGATCCTAATTATCTCTTTGATCAGTTTATTGAGAATATGAAAGCCTTCCAAGCTCAGTCTCGTCACCACAAGTAA